In Denitratisoma sp. DHT3, one DNA window encodes the following:
- a CDS encoding flagellar brake protein — protein MNANPPPPSPEHKAPLLVESNDYEQYLLHSRSEILYVLKSLIERVCQVTVFFGENNLILTSVIEADETGMVLDFGASGEMNRKAQEAKKLFCVTNLDKVKVQFILHGMTKIDYQGRPAFRAELPESLLRLQRREYYRLTMPITRPLKCLLPLPQADGSIRSREVDVVDISGGGLAMISPPDDVPLEEGMEIPGSSVELPEIGTIAATLNIRTLFEITLRNGARLRRSGCQFINLPGPMQTLIQRYIIKTERERKARESGFG, from the coding sequence ATGAACGCAAACCCTCCGCCACCCTCTCCCGAGCATAAAGCGCCGCTCCTGGTCGAGTCCAACGACTACGAGCAGTACCTGCTGCATTCCCGGAGCGAGATTCTGTACGTGCTCAAATCGCTGATCGAGCGCGTGTGCCAGGTGACGGTGTTTTTCGGCGAAAACAACCTGATCCTGACCTCGGTGATCGAGGCCGATGAGACAGGCATGGTGCTGGATTTCGGCGCCAGCGGCGAGATGAACCGCAAGGCGCAGGAGGCGAAAAAGCTGTTCTGCGTGACCAACCTGGACAAGGTCAAGGTGCAGTTCATCCTGCACGGCATGACCAAAATCGACTACCAGGGCCGCCCCGCTTTCCGCGCCGAACTGCCGGAGAGCCTGCTGCGCCTGCAACGGCGGGAGTATTACCGCCTGACGATGCCGATCACCCGTCCCTTGAAGTGCCTGCTACCGCTCCCTCAGGCCGACGGCTCCATCCGGTCGCGGGAGGTGGACGTGGTGGACATCAGCGGCGGCGGTCTGGCGATGATCTCGCCGCCGGACGATGTGCCGCTGGAGGAGGGGATGGAGATTCCCGGCAGCAGCGTCGAACTGCCGGAGATCGGAACGATCGCCGCGACGCTGAACATCCGCACCCTTTTCGAAATCACGCTGCGCAACGGCGCCCGGCTCAGGCGCTCCGGCTGCCAGTTCATCAACCTGCCCGGTCCGATGCAGACATTGATCCAGCGCTACATCATCAAGACGGAACGGGAGCGCAAGGCGCGGGAGTCCGGCTTCGGCTAG
- a CDS encoding DNA topoisomerase IV subunit B — protein sequence MSTYDESSFRVLKGLEPVRERPGMYTRTDSPAHIIQEVIDNAADEALAGHARNIHVMLHQDGSISVTDDGRGIPVGLHPEEGIPVVVLAYTRLHAGGKFDKRSGKSAYAFSGGLHGVGVSVTNALSLKVSVEVRREGKVWGVEFAEGGEKVGSVQELGGCGRQTGTRVRVWPDPKYFDSPRVPLNELERLLRSKAVLLSGVKVTLDTEQADGSFLTKTWSYPQGLAGYLKELAGDQEAVCPVYAGEKYATAQDADFAEGEGAAWAIGWFLEGMSSESYVNLIPTVAGGMHESGLRAGVFEAMKTFVEHHALLPRGVKLQQDDVCGRMGFVLSARLLDPQFQGQVKEKLNSREAVKLVSSQVRDPFEVWLNIHVEAGKAIADLAIKQALARQKNAQKVEKKKQSGVAVLPGKLSDCESTDIAENELFLVEGDSAGGSAKMARNKETQAILPLRGKVLNSWEIEVGRLFANAEIHDIAVALGVDPHGPEDTPDLSNLRYGKVVIMSDADVDGAHIQTLLLTLFYRHFPALIEGGHVHIAQPPLYRIDVPASGKKRPARRLYALDEGELTAIRDRLEKEGIGADKIEVGRFKGLGEMNPEQLRETAMDPATRRVLPVAQRPEFRAETLKLFNLLMGKGEASGRRAWMEAKGHLVEADV from the coding sequence ATGAGCACTTACGACGAATCCTCCTTCCGCGTCCTGAAGGGACTGGAGCCGGTACGCGAACGGCCGGGCATGTACACCCGCACCGATTCGCCGGCCCACATCATCCAGGAAGTCATCGACAACGCCGCCGACGAGGCCCTGGCCGGCCACGCCAGGAACATCCACGTGATGCTGCATCAGGACGGCTCGATTTCCGTCACCGACGACGGCCGCGGCATTCCGGTCGGCCTGCACCCCGAGGAAGGCATTCCGGTGGTGGTGCTGGCCTATACCCGGCTCCACGCCGGCGGCAAGTTCGACAAGCGTTCCGGCAAATCGGCCTATGCCTTTTCCGGCGGTCTGCACGGGGTCGGGGTTTCGGTCACCAACGCGCTTTCGCTCAAGGTGTCGGTCGAGGTGCGGCGCGAAGGCAAGGTCTGGGGGGTGGAGTTCGCCGAGGGCGGCGAGAAGGTCGGCTCGGTGCAGGAACTCGGCGGTTGCGGGCGCCAGACCGGCACCCGGGTGCGGGTCTGGCCCGATCCGAAGTATTTCGATTCACCCCGCGTGCCCTTGAACGAACTGGAGCGCCTGCTGCGTTCCAAGGCGGTGCTGCTGTCCGGCGTGAAGGTCACGCTGGACACCGAACAGGCCGATGGCAGCTTCCTGACCAAGACCTGGAGCTACCCGCAGGGCCTGGCCGGTTACCTGAAGGAGCTGGCCGGCGACCAGGAGGCGGTCTGCCCCGTCTATGCCGGCGAGAAATACGCCACGGCCCAGGATGCCGACTTCGCCGAGGGCGAGGGCGCGGCCTGGGCCATCGGCTGGTTCCTTGAAGGCATGTCCTCCGAGTCCTATGTGAACCTGATTCCCACCGTCGCCGGCGGCATGCACGAGTCGGGGCTGCGCGCCGGAGTGTTCGAGGCGATGAAGACCTTCGTCGAGCATCACGCGCTGCTGCCGCGCGGCGTCAAGCTGCAACAGGACGATGTCTGCGGCAGGATGGGCTTCGTGCTCTCCGCCCGTCTGCTGGACCCGCAGTTCCAGGGCCAGGTGAAGGAAAAGCTCAATTCGCGGGAAGCGGTGAAGCTGGTCTCCAGCCAGGTGCGCGATCCTTTCGAGGTCTGGCTCAATATCCACGTCGAGGCCGGCAAGGCGATCGCCGACCTGGCGATCAAGCAGGCCCTGGCGCGGCAGAAGAACGCCCAGAAGGTGGAAAAGAAGAAACAGTCCGGCGTCGCGGTGCTGCCGGGCAAGCTCTCGGATTGCGAATCCACCGACATCGCCGAGAACGAACTGTTCCTGGTGGAGGGCGATTCGGCCGGCGGTTCGGCCAAGATGGCGCGCAACAAGGAGACCCAGGCCATCCTGCCGCTGCGCGGCAAGGTGCTGAACTCCTGGGAGATCGAGGTCGGACGCCTGTTCGCCAACGCCGAGATCCACGACATCGCGGTGGCGCTGGGCGTCGATCCCCACGGCCCCGAGGACACGCCGGACCTCTCCAACCTGCGCTACGGCAAGGTGGTGATCATGTCCGACGCCGACGTGGACGGCGCCCATATCCAGACCCTGCTGCTGACCCTGTTCTACCGCCACTTCCCGGCCCTGATCGAGGGCGGCCACGTGCATATCGCCCAGCCGCCGCTGTACCGCATCGACGTGCCGGCCTCCGGCAAGAAACGCCCCGCGCGCCGGCTCTACGCGCTGGACGAGGGCGAGCTGACCGCCATCCGCGACCGCCTGGAGAAGGAAGGCATCGGCGCCGACAAAATCGAGGTCGGACGCTTCAAGGGCCTGGGCGAAATGAACCCCGAACAACTGCGCGAAACCGCGATGGACCCCGCCACCCGCCGCGTGCTGCCGGTGGCGCAGCGCCCGGAATTCCGCGCCGAAACCCTGAAGCTCTTCAACCTGCTGATGGGCAAGGGCGAAGCCTCCGGCCGCCGCGCCTGGATGGAAGCCAAGGGGCATCTGGTGGAGGCGGATGTGTAA
- a CDS encoding type II toxin-antitoxin system Phd/YefM family antitoxin: MLANMLEAKNNLSRLVAAAERGEEVILARDGKPVAKIVPLRMARVAPPGSMRGRIHLSPDWDSPETNAEVAALFEASVLRGL, encoded by the coding sequence ATGCTCGCCAACATGCTGGAAGCCAAGAACAACCTATCGCGTCTCGTCGCCGCCGCCGAGCGTGGCGAGGAGGTCATCCTGGCCCGTGACGGCAAGCCCGTAGCCAAGATCGTGCCCTTGCGCATGGCCAGGGTCGCTCCCCCTGGCAGCATGCGCGGTCGCATCCATCTCTCGCCGGACTGGGACAGTCCGGAAACCAATGCCGAAGTCGCTGCCCTGTTTGAAGCGTCGGTCCTGCGCGGTTTGTAA
- a CDS encoding type II toxin-antitoxin system VapC family toxin: MLLLDTNILIPWLAGDSIPEPVVEQIQTDGAYVSPVSIWEIWIKVSIGKLRLETESLVAEVDTAQLSWLNVTPAHAEAIKDLPLLHRDPFDRLLLAQARAEGCKIVTTDALFADYLPDTWVVAK, encoded by the coding sequence ATGCTGCTGCTCGACACCAATATCCTGATTCCCTGGCTCGCCGGCGATTCGATCCCCGAGCCGGTGGTCGAGCAAATCCAGACCGACGGCGCCTACGTCAGCCCGGTGTCGATCTGGGAAATCTGGATCAAGGTCAGCATCGGCAAACTGCGGCTGGAAACGGAAAGCCTGGTAGCGGAAGTCGACACTGCCCAACTGTCCTGGCTGAATGTCACCCCAGCCCATGCCGAGGCCATCAAAGACCTGCCCCTGCTCCACCGCGATCCCTTCGATCGGCTGCTGCTTGCCCAAGCCAGAGCCGAGGGTTGCAAAATCGTCACGACGGATGCCTTGTTCGCGGACTATTTGCCGGATACGTGGGTCGTCGCAAAATGA
- the parC gene encoding DNA topoisomerase IV subunit A: protein MTDNTPDLFTADTPVPPPPAPPVFDDGSALPLDAYAERAYLAYAMSVVKSRALPQVEDGMKPVQRRILHAMNEMRLSPTAKHVKSARVVGDVIGKYHPHGDSSVYDAMVRVAQDFSLRYPLVDGQGNFGSRDGDGAAAMRYTECRLTPIAELLLAEIDRGTVDFAPNYDGAFEEPTLLPARLPFVLLNGASGIAVGMATEIPSHNLREVAEAARLLIRKPEAVLEEVLAVLPGPDFPGGGQLISAPSDIRDAYASGRGSLRLRARWRVEDLARGQWRVIVTELPHGVSTAQVLSEIEALTNPQPRAGKKDVSQEQKNLKQVVLGVLDTVRDESSDKAPVRIVLEPRSSRIGQDEFMAVLLAHTSLEASTSLNFTMIGRNGRPQQKNLLQVLHEWIDFRFVTVERRSRHRLAEVERRIHILEGRMTVFLRIEEVIRVIRESDEPKAELMAHFGLTAVQAEDILEIRLRQLARLEGIKIEKELGDLRDERGGLQKLLDSRSEMTRLILKEIGDDAKQYGDERRTLIEAVAYTGPAEVSVPDEPVTVILSRNGWVRSRQGHGIDPESISYKAGDFPFLVAESRTVWPLVLIDGNGRAYSVKVSDLPGGRGDGVPIATLVDLQDGGKVAQAVSADPDSKHLFAGSGGYGFVARLGDLVGRNKAGKAFLSLDKNEKPLKPARTEGATLCAISAVGRLLLFPLADMPEMSKGRGNKIMDLEPADELVAVCVNFGNSLTIEGVGRGGKPGTAVIEGRNLDPFRGQRARKGHLAPVKIRPGGLN, encoded by the coding sequence ATGACCGACAACACCCCCGACCTCTTTACGGCAGACACACCCGTGCCTCCCCCCCCCGCCCCGCCGGTGTTCGACGACGGCTCCGCGTTGCCGCTGGACGCCTATGCCGAGCGCGCCTATCTCGCCTACGCCATGAGCGTGGTGAAGAGCCGCGCCCTGCCGCAGGTGGAGGACGGCATGAAGCCGGTGCAGCGGCGCATCCTGCACGCGATGAACGAGATGCGCCTGTCGCCCACCGCCAAGCACGTGAAGTCGGCGCGGGTGGTCGGCGACGTGATCGGCAAATACCACCCTCACGGCGACTCCAGCGTCTATGACGCGATGGTGCGGGTGGCGCAGGATTTCAGCCTGCGCTATCCGCTGGTCGACGGCCAGGGCAACTTCGGCTCGCGCGACGGCGACGGCGCGGCGGCGATGCGCTACACCGAGTGCCGCCTGACGCCGATCGCCGAGCTGCTGCTGGCCGAGATCGATCGCGGCACGGTGGACTTCGCGCCCAACTACGACGGCGCCTTCGAGGAGCCCACGCTGCTGCCGGCGCGGCTGCCCTTCGTGCTGCTGAACGGGGCTTCCGGCATCGCCGTGGGCATGGCCACCGAGATTCCCTCGCACAATCTGCGGGAAGTGGCGGAGGCCGCGCGGCTGCTGATCAGGAAGCCCGAGGCGGTGCTGGAGGAAGTGCTGGCGGTGTTGCCGGGACCGGACTTCCCCGGCGGCGGGCAGTTGATCTCGGCGCCGTCCGACATCCGCGACGCCTACGCCAGCGGTCGCGGCTCGCTGCGTCTGCGGGCGCGCTGGCGGGTGGAGGATCTGGCGCGGGGCCAGTGGCGGGTGATCGTCACCGAATTGCCGCACGGCGTCTCCACCGCCCAGGTGCTGTCGGAGATCGAGGCGCTGACCAATCCGCAGCCGCGCGCCGGCAAGAAGGACGTCAGCCAGGAACAGAAGAACCTCAAGCAGGTGGTGCTCGGCGTGCTCGACACGGTGCGCGACGAATCCAGCGATAAGGCGCCGGTGCGCATCGTGCTGGAGCCCCGCTCCTCCCGCATCGGCCAGGACGAGTTCATGGCCGTGCTGCTGGCACACACCAGCCTGGAGGCCAGCACCTCGCTGAACTTCACCATGATCGGCCGCAATGGCCGGCCGCAGCAGAAGAACCTGCTGCAGGTGCTGCACGAGTGGATCGATTTCCGCTTCGTCACGGTGGAGCGGCGCAGCCGTCATCGCCTGGCCGAGGTGGAGCGCCGCATCCACATCCTGGAAGGGCGGATGACGGTCTTCCTGCGCATCGAGGAAGTGATCCGGGTGATCCGCGAGTCCGACGAGCCGAAGGCCGAGCTGATGGCCCATTTCGGCCTGACCGCGGTGCAGGCCGAGGACATCCTGGAAATCCGCCTGCGCCAGCTGGCGCGGCTGGAAGGCATCAAGATCGAGAAGGAGCTGGGCGACCTACGCGACGAGCGGGGCGGTCTGCAAAAGCTCCTCGATTCGCGCAGCGAAATGACGCGGCTGATCCTGAAGGAAATCGGCGACGACGCCAAACAATACGGCGACGAGCGCCGCACCCTGATCGAGGCGGTGGCCTACACCGGCCCCGCCGAGGTTTCGGTGCCCGACGAGCCGGTGACGGTGATCCTCTCCAGGAACGGCTGGGTGCGCTCCCGCCAGGGTCACGGCATCGATCCCGAGTCGATTTCCTACAAGGCCGGCGACTTCCCCTTCCTGGTCGCCGAATCCCGCACCGTCTGGCCGCTGGTGCTGATCGACGGCAACGGCCGCGCCTACAGCGTGAAGGTCTCCGATCTGCCGGGCGGCCGGGGCGACGGCGTGCCCATCGCCACTCTGGTGGACCTGCAGGACGGCGGCAAGGTCGCTCAGGCCGTCAGCGCCGATCCCGACAGCAAACATCTCTTCGCCGGCAGCGGCGGCTACGGCTTCGTCGCCCGCCTGGGCGACCTGGTGGGGCGCAACAAGGCCGGCAAGGCCTTCCTCTCCCTGGACAAGAACGAGAAGCCCCTGAAGCCGGCCCGCACCGAGGGCGCCACGCTCTGCGCGATCTCGGCCGTCGGCCGCCTGCTGCTGTTCCCCCTGGCGGACATGCCGGAGATGAGCAAGGGCCGCGGCAACAAGATCATGGACCTGGAGCCGGCCGACGAACTGGTGGCGGTCTGCGTGAATTTCGGCAACAGCCTGACCATCGAGGGCGTCGGCCGGGGCGGCAAGCCCGGCACGGCGGTGATCGAGGGCCGCAATCTGGACCCGTTCCGCGGCCAGCGCGCCCGCAAGGGCCATCTGGCGCCAGTGAAGATCCGGCCCGGCGGCTTGAATTGA
- a CDS encoding virulence RhuM family protein has protein sequence MTKKSVQNSIVRSSAAEYLTFVAARGQGSVEAIYANENVWLTQKMMALLYDVDVRTINYHLKTVFADSELDANSVIQNFRITAADRKSYDTKHYSLKAIIAVGYKVNSERAVQFRKWATTILESFTIKGFAMDDERLKNDGSVLTKQYFEEQLQRIREIRLSERKFYQKITDIYATALDYDGKAQATQRFFATVQNKLHWAIHGQTAAEVIYSRADAAKDNMGLSTWKDAPTGKIQKFDVTVAKNYLSEGEMAQLQRLVSAYLDVAEDMAIRQIPMTMQDWETRLNRFIEATDRATLQDAGKVSMEIAKAYAESEFEKYRLIQDQQYVSDFDRLLQISSDNEGNNK, from the coding sequence ATGACAAAGAAATCCGTACAGAACAGCATTGTCCGTTCATCGGCAGCGGAGTACCTGACCTTTGTCGCCGCCAGAGGACAAGGGAGTGTCGAAGCCATCTACGCAAATGAAAACGTGTGGCTCACCCAGAAGATGATGGCCCTGCTCTACGACGTGGATGTGAGAACCATCAACTACCACCTGAAAACGGTGTTTGCTGACAGTGAATTGGACGCAAATTCAGTTATCCAAAATTTTCGGATAACTGCCGCAGACCGCAAGAGCTACGACACCAAGCATTACAGCCTGAAAGCCATTATCGCGGTTGGCTACAAGGTCAATTCCGAACGTGCCGTGCAGTTCCGGAAATGGGCGACCACCATCCTTGAGTCTTTCACCATCAAGGGTTTCGCGATGGACGATGAGCGCCTGAAGAACGACGGATCAGTGCTCACCAAGCAGTATTTTGAAGAACAGTTGCAGCGTATCCGGGAAATCCGGCTGTCTGAGCGCAAGTTCTACCAGAAGATCACAGACATCTACGCTACGGCGCTTGACTACGACGGCAAGGCTCAGGCCACCCAGCGTTTCTTCGCCACGGTGCAAAACAAACTGCACTGGGCCATTCATGGCCAGACGGCGGCAGAAGTGATCTACAGCCGTGCCGATGCTGCCAAAGACAATATGGGCCTGAGCACCTGGAAGGATGCGCCCACCGGCAAGATTCAGAAATTCGATGTGACTGTTGCCAAGAACTATCTCTCCGAAGGCGAGATGGCTCAATTGCAGCGCTTGGTGTCTGCCTATCTGGACGTGGCCGAGGACATGGCAATCCGCCAAATCCCAATGACCATGCAGGATTGGGAAACCCGCCTGAATCGATTCATTGAAGCGACCGACCGAGCCACATTGCAGGACGCTGGCAAGGTATCAATGGAAATTGCCAAGGCGTATGCCGAGAGCGAATTCGAGAAATACCGCTTGATTCAAGATCAACAGTACGTGTCTGACTTCGACCGGCTTCTACAAATCAGCAGCGACAATGAGGGCAATAACAAATGA
- a CDS encoding bacteriohemerythrin: protein MSADNPIPATSRMPEHEAAYGRFVPQQFLQLLGRPSIVDVELGDHVEKEMTLLFSDIRDFTLLSESILPAENFRFINSYLSTMEPVVSRNRGIIDKYIGDGIMALFPGSADDGVRAGIDMLRRLVIYNQGRARAGYTPIRIGIGINTGLVMMGTVGGPSRMDSTVIGDSVNLASRLEGLTKNYGTPLIISDHTLHSLQDPGAYSIRFLDRLSVRGRYQAQSVYEVFDADPEPLWLAKQETKAMFEEAVAFSHMGRADRARPLLEECLRNAPDDKTARSYLNRCADAGQGSVKSRMPDTAWRDEYSVLIEEVDAQHKELLARVAALSEHVARGDGPIAEALQGFADFTLEHFSTEENLMRRYGYPFIHEHLRQHHAFLVAYEQLRAEILAAERDRLYLLFRIQLLLVDWQINHTTKNDFHLGNFLLRAGVG, encoded by the coding sequence ATGTCCGCTGATAATCCGATACCGGCCACCTCCCGGATGCCCGAGCACGAAGCCGCCTACGGCCGCTTCGTGCCCCAGCAATTCCTGCAGCTGCTCGGGCGCCCCAGCATCGTCGATGTGGAACTGGGGGACCACGTCGAAAAGGAAATGACCCTGCTGTTCTCGGACATCCGGGACTTCACCTTGCTGTCCGAATCCATCCTGCCGGCCGAGAATTTCCGTTTCATCAATTCCTATCTGTCCACCATGGAGCCCGTGGTGAGCCGCAATCGCGGCATCATCGACAAGTACATCGGCGATGGCATCATGGCCTTGTTTCCCGGTTCCGCCGACGACGGCGTGCGCGCCGGCATCGACATGCTGCGGCGCCTCGTGATCTACAACCAGGGGCGCGCCCGTGCCGGCTACACGCCGATCCGGATCGGCATCGGCATCAACACCGGCCTGGTCATGATGGGGACCGTGGGCGGCCCCAGCCGCATGGACAGCACCGTGATCGGCGACTCGGTGAACCTGGCCTCCCGCCTTGAAGGGCTGACCAAGAACTATGGCACGCCGCTGATCATCAGCGACCACACCCTGCATTCGCTGCAGGACCCGGGCGCCTATTCGATCCGCTTTCTCGATCGGCTCTCGGTGCGGGGGCGCTATCAGGCGCAGTCCGTCTATGAAGTCTTCGACGCCGATCCCGAACCCCTCTGGCTGGCCAAGCAGGAAACCAAGGCGATGTTCGAGGAGGCGGTCGCTTTTTCCCATATGGGCCGCGCGGATCGAGCCCGGCCGCTGCTGGAGGAGTGCCTGCGCAACGCGCCCGACGACAAGACCGCGCGCAGCTATCTGAACCGCTGCGCCGATGCCGGCCAGGGCTCGGTCAAGAGTCGGATGCCCGATACCGCCTGGCGCGACGAATACTCGGTGCTGATCGAGGAAGTCGATGCCCAGCACAAGGAACTGCTGGCACGGGTCGCCGCGCTCTCCGAGCATGTGGCGCGCGGAGATGGCCCCATTGCCGAGGCCCTGCAGGGATTCGCCGATTTCACCCTGGAGCATTTCAGCACCGAGGAGAACCTGATGCGGCGCTACGGCTATCCCTTCATCCACGAGCACCTGCGCCAGCATCACGCCTTCCTGGTGGCCTACGAGCAGTTGCGCGCGGAAATCCTCGCCGCCGAGCGGGACCGGCTCTACCTGCTGTTCCGCATCCAGCTCCTGCTGGTGGATTGGCAGATCAATCACACCACCAAGAACGACTTCCACCTGGGCAACTTCCTGCTTCGCGCCGGGGTTGGGTAG
- the fliE gene encoding flagellar hook-basal body complex protein FliE, giving the protein MSIDTRNIDAMLAELRAASALAQGKPAGTAQETGGPDFSQVLKGALEQVNQAQQSAKTMTEDFASGQSNVNLQDVMVNLQKANLSFQQMVQVRNKLVSAYNDIMNMPV; this is encoded by the coding sequence ATGTCCATCGACACGCGCAATATCGACGCCATGCTCGCCGAACTCAGGGCGGCATCCGCCCTGGCACAGGGCAAGCCGGCGGGCACCGCCCAGGAGACCGGCGGGCCGGACTTTTCCCAGGTGCTGAAGGGCGCCCTGGAGCAGGTCAACCAGGCCCAGCAGAGCGCCAAGACGATGACCGAGGATTTCGCCAGCGGCCAGAGCAACGTGAACCTTCAGGATGTCATGGTCAATCTGCAAAAGGCCAATCTTTCCTTTCAGCAGATGGTCCAGGTGCGAAACAAACTGGTTTCCGCCTACAACGACATCATGAACATGCCGGTCTGA
- a CDS encoding sigma-54-dependent transcriptional regulator, translating into MNKLKILVVEDDDALRDALSITLEAAGHAVTGAAGGQPALAQIESRDFHMVVSDLRMAPMDGLQLLGEIRRRRPNLPVLLMTAFGDVDKAVAAMRGGACDFMLKPFEPRDLLAQIERYAIAPAAEGVVAEDPLTREVLLLAARVARTDATVMLTGESGTGKEVFARYIHDQSARAAGPFVAINCAAIPDNLLEATLFGHEKGAFTGAQAAQAGKFEQADGGTLLLDEISEMPLALQAKLLRVLQEREVERVGGRKPVPIDIRVLATSNRDMAEEVRQHRFREDLYYRLNVFPLHIPSLRERSGDILPLARHFLGIYGARNGRHVALSPGAAAKLAAHGWPGNVRELENVVQRALILASGDTVEADHLLLARHSTPPPSVIVPAQPAPLAVVAEERMESISSSNMKDLERQHILDTLSKVGGSRKKAVELLGISERTLRYKLAQYRDEGHIENE; encoded by the coding sequence ATGAACAAGCTCAAGATACTGGTCGTCGAGGACGACGACGCGCTGCGCGATGCGCTTTCCATCACGCTGGAGGCGGCGGGGCACGCCGTCACCGGCGCCGCCGGAGGGCAGCCGGCCCTGGCGCAGATCGAGAGCCGCGACTTCCATATGGTGGTGTCCGATCTGCGCATGGCGCCGATGGACGGCCTGCAACTGCTGGGCGAGATCCGGCGCCGCCGGCCGAACCTGCCGGTGCTGCTGATGACCGCGTTCGGCGATGTGGACAAGGCGGTGGCCGCCATGCGCGGCGGCGCCTGCGATTTCATGTTGAAGCCCTTCGAGCCGCGCGATCTGCTGGCCCAGATCGAACGCTATGCCATCGCCCCGGCCGCCGAGGGCGTGGTGGCCGAGGACCCGCTGACCCGCGAGGTCCTGCTGCTGGCGGCACGGGTTGCCCGGACCGACGCGACGGTGATGCTGACCGGCGAATCGGGCACCGGCAAGGAAGTGTTCGCCCGCTACATCCATGACCAGTCGGCCCGCGCGGCGGGGCCTTTCGTCGCCATCAACTGCGCGGCGATTCCGGACAATCTGCTGGAAGCCACCCTGTTCGGTCATGAGAAGGGCGCCTTCACCGGCGCCCAGGCCGCCCAGGCCGGCAAATTCGAACAGGCCGACGGCGGCACGCTGCTGTTGGACGAAATCTCCGAAATGCCGCTGGCGCTTCAGGCCAAGCTGCTGCGGGTGCTCCAGGAGCGGGAAGTGGAGCGGGTTGGCGGCCGCAAGCCGGTGCCGATCGACATCCGGGTGCTGGCCACGTCGAACCGGGATATGGCGGAGGAGGTGCGCCAGCACCGGTTCCGCGAGGATTTGTACTACCGGCTGAACGTCTTTCCCCTGCACATTCCATCCCTGCGCGAACGGTCCGGCGACATCCTGCCCCTGGCGCGCCATTTCCTCGGGATTTACGGCGCCCGCAATGGGCGGCATGTGGCTCTGAGCCCGGGAGCGGCGGCAAAACTTGCCGCCCATGGCTGGCCGGGCAATGTGCGCGAACTCGAAAATGTCGTTCAGCGCGCGCTGATCCTGGCGTCCGGCGATACGGTCGAGGCCGACCATCTGCTGTTGGCGCGGCACTCGACGCCCCCTCCGTCCGTCATCGTCCCCGCCCAGCCGGCGCCCTTGGCCGTGGTCGCCGAGGAACGGATGGAGAGCATTTCCTCCTCAAATATGAAGGACTTGGAGCGCCAGCACATTCTCGACACCCTGTCCAAGGTGGGCGGCTCGCGCAAGAAGGCGGTGGAACTGCTGGGCATCTCCGAACGGACTTTGCGCTACAAACTGGCGCAGTATCGTGACGAGGGGCACATCGAAAATGAATGA